The DNA region GGCCGATGACCTGCGCGCCCGTATTCCCGAGGTGCTGGAAGTCGTCGGCCTGGGCGGCCGCGGCCGCGAGGCGCTGGGCGGCTACTCGAAAGGCATGTTGCAGCGCGCCGGGCTGGCCGGGGCGATCCTGGCCCGGCCACAGCTCGTGTTCCTGGATGAACCCACGAGCGCCCTCGACCCCATCGGCCGGGTGGAGGTGCGGGAGATCATCGAGCGGCTGCGCGGACAGGGCGTGGCGGTGTTCCTGAACTCGCACCTGCTGTCGGAGGTAGAGCAGGTCTGCGACCGCGTGGCCTTCGTGAAACAGGGCCGGGTGCTGCGGCAGGGCAGCATGCGCGAGCTGATGGGAAACGTCCTGCCGCTCGATGTGCGCGCGGACACGCTCCCGCCGGGCCTGCTGGAGGTGCTGGCCCGGTACGGCGAGCTCCGGCACACTGACCTCAACACGCCGGGTCGCGTGGGCGTCGAACTGTGGCTCCAGCACGAGGACGCCATTCCGGAGATCGCGCGGGCCGTGCTGGACAGCGGCGCGCATCTGTACGCCCTCACGCCGCGCCGCCCGGATTTGGAAACCATGTTCCTCGACCTGATCGAGGA from Deinococcus sp. KSM4-11 includes:
- a CDS encoding ABC transporter ATP-binding protein; protein product: MSAPAIETRDLRKEYRGRAVVDGLTLSVQPGEVFGFLGPNGAGKSTTVKMLLGLVLPTGGQVRVLGGSPADPAIRARLGFLPEQFRFQTWMTGEEFLRFHGRLAGLKADDLRARIPEVLEVVGLGGRGREALGGYSKGMLQRAGLAGAILARPQLVFLDEPTSALDPIGRVEVREIIERLRGQGVAVFLNSHLLSEVEQVCDRVAFVKQGRVLRQGSMRELMGNVLPLDVRADTLPPGLLEVLARYGELRHTDLNTPGRVGVELWLQHEDAIPEIARAVLDSGAHLYALTPRRPDLETMFLDLIEDTPEASRAAPLPGGEAARA